One Lachnospiraceae bacterium C1.1 genomic region harbors:
- a CDS encoding alpha/beta hydrolase, translating into MGKIVRLMVFLLLCLILTNSFSASAADMTGAYGSKKASDYEKHIDIWGEDVPGNCSDNKLSRMNIDMEAQSSVAAEFSEAIAAEDIVEAERVIDTMTYFTEIKPGYESDKFDDRPYLIPYPADGRSVSLSKVPSKVEFFFKGHKRRGISTNNVSTNKVSENNSVSDDKDGNINESISEDEIAGDDGAPAVIILPGGAYAYKSMDGSDFEAKDLALALNKAGISAFVLHYRSNPYEYPYPWLDLQRAVRHLRYYSDEYGINPDKISLIGCSAGGNLAGVYVNMRGWRHSFPENYLRDEIDLVGDEVASLALIYPVTTFEYNSSMLFALFPAEMVRDEYEREKLMWKVDFSNNFRSPEVPQFVCYGTGDRLVDCTGTEDYVYEAEDMGIDIEEYPLEGADHSFRSENYIEGYISWLDRKLD; encoded by the coding sequence TTGGGCAAGATTGTGAGATTAATGGTATTTCTTCTGCTGTGTCTGATCCTGACAAATTCTTTTTCGGCGTCTGCCGCGGATATGACAGGAGCATATGGCAGCAAAAAGGCATCTGATTATGAAAAACATATAGATATCTGGGGAGAGGACGTTCCGGGGAACTGCTCTGATAATAAACTCTCGCGGATGAATATCGATATGGAGGCACAAAGCTCTGTGGCAGCGGAATTTTCTGAGGCGATCGCGGCAGAGGATATAGTGGAAGCCGAGCGCGTGATAGATACCATGACGTATTTTACAGAGATAAAGCCCGGGTATGAATCAGACAAATTTGATGACAGGCCATATCTCATACCTTATCCCGCTGACGGACGGTCGGTGTCTTTAAGTAAAGTTCCGTCAAAAGTCGAATTTTTTTTTAAAGGCCATAAGAGAAGGGGCATCAGCACAAACAATGTAAGTACGAATAAAGTCAGTGAAAATAACAGTGTTAGTGATGATAAGGACGGAAACATAAATGAGAGCATCAGCGAGGATGAGATTGCAGGGGATGACGGAGCTCCGGCAGTCATAATTCTTCCGGGCGGAGCTTATGCTTATAAATCCATGGATGGCTCGGATTTTGAGGCAAAAGATCTGGCTCTTGCCCTGAATAAGGCGGGAATCAGTGCCTTTGTGCTTCATTACAGGTCGAATCCGTATGAGTATCCTTACCCCTGGCTCGATCTGCAGCGCGCGGTAAGGCATCTGCGCTATTATTCTGATGAATATGGGATAAATCCAGACAAGATAAGCCTGATCGGTTGTTCAGCCGGTGGAAATCTTGCGGGTGTATATGTAAATATGAGGGGATGGAGGCATTCTTTCCCGGAAAATTACCTTCGGGATGAAATCGACCTTGTAGGCGATGAGGTTGCTTCTCTTGCGCTGATATATCCGGTTACGACTTTTGAGTACAACAGCTCCATGCTTTTTGCCCTCTTTCCGGCGGAAATGGTAAGGGATGAATACGAGAGGGAAAAGCTTATGTGGAAGGTGGATTTTTCCAATAATTTCCGGTCGCCGGAGGTTCCCCAGTTTGTCTGCTATGGAACCGGGGACAGACTTGTGGACTGTACGGGGACGGAGGACTACGTTTATGAGGCTGAAGATATGGGAATCGACATAGAAGAGTATCCGCTCGAAGGAGCAGATCATTCCTTCAGATCTGAAAACTACATAGAGGGATACATAAGCTGGCTCGATCGAAAGCTGGATTGA
- a CDS encoding HAD family hydrolase, producing MDKAFGVQKYRKCKSILSLIVAVVLLFGSIGFTGCGKTSAKPLSEYWAADSEAAESLRSYVSKVTDKKDTENYIPEEDRIVTFDMDGTLTCETYYTYYDTMMFINYCLVDHPERVSDELKAAAAEIRPGYTAGEELARNFAKAYAGMTVQELYDYAVEFGQKETASFKNMRYIDGFYLPMVELVKYLHDNGFTIYVVSGTERTTTRAIVANSPISEYVSPSHVIGTEFEVKVKGNEDIPSNMDYKYADGDELVFTGGFVQKNLNANKTIWIEREIGKRPVLAFGNSGSDTSMMNYATDGRNQYPSAAYMLVADDDVREWGTQDWEEKSAGYREQGYVPISMKNDFLKIYNDNIEKAAEQYVESDEELKEVAETNNIIQFSGSSGNTADENGMYKAEDLMGRLSEAITAYDDMIEEYEQEEAA from the coding sequence ATGGATAAAGCATTCGGGGTTCAAAAATATCGAAAATGTAAAAGCATATTATCGTTGATAGTTGCCGTTGTATTGCTGTTTGGATCTATCGGATTTACAGGCTGTGGAAAGACATCCGCCAAACCTCTGTCCGAATACTGGGCAGCCGACTCTGAGGCGGCAGAGAGTCTTAGAAGCTATGTTTCAAAGGTTACGGATAAAAAAGATACGGAAAACTATATTCCGGAAGAGGATCGTATAGTTACGTTTGATATGGACGGAACCCTGACCTGCGAAACCTATTATACTTATTATGATACGATGATGTTCATCAATTACTGTCTTGTTGATCATCCTGAAAGGGTATCTGATGAATTGAAGGCAGCGGCTGCTGAGATCAGACCGGGGTATACGGCAGGTGAAGAACTGGCAAGAAACTTCGCAAAGGCTTATGCGGGAATGACCGTTCAGGAACTTTATGATTATGCGGTGGAATTTGGTCAGAAAGAAACGGCCAGCTTTAAGAACATGCGCTATATTGACGGCTTCTATCTGCCTATGGTCGAGCTTGTTAAGTATCTCCATGACAATGGCTTTACCATTTATGTTGTGAGCGGAACTGAACGCACGACTACAAGAGCCATCGTTGCGAACTCACCCATAAGCGAATATGTATCCCCGTCCCATGTTATCGGCACGGAGTTCGAGGTAAAGGTAAAGGGAAATGAGGATATCCCTTCAAATATGGATTATAAATATGCCGATGGTGATGAGCTTGTATTCACAGGAGGCTTCGTACAGAAAAATCTGAATGCCAACAAGACGATCTGGATTGAAAGGGAGATAGGAAAAAGACCTGTCCTTGCCTTTGGAAACAGCGGCAGCGATACTAGCATGATGAACTATGCAACGGATGGCAGAAATCAATATCCTTCAGCTGCATATATGCTCGTGGCAGATGACGATGTACGGGAATGGGGAACTCAGGATTGGGAGGAAAAGTCAGCAGGATACAGGGAACAGGGTTATGTACCGATATCCATGAAAAATGATTTCCTGAAAATCTATAATGATAATATCGAGAAAGCGGCCGAACAGTATGTGGAATCTGATGAGGAGCTTAAGGAGGTTGCTGAGACCAATAATATTATCCAGTTCAGCGGCAGTTCTGGAAATACAGCTGATGAAAACGGAATGTACAAGGCTGAGGATCTGATGGGGAGATTGTCTGAGGCGATAACAGCCTATGACGATATGATAGAAGAGTATGAGCAGGAAGAAGCTGCTTAG
- a CDS encoding IS4 family transposase codes for MTHDKIKNLLNSAIDSVSSSVSDYAKNPAKDFSRDRKLPPGKLMRFLIAEGSSATKNELLDFFGMDTQSPSSSAFFQQREKLKPEAMKKIFDSFTGSIPSCNGSYPGYRIIAADGSTASYFSHDKYSPPDEYFISPGKSIKGAYSIHINAFQDLDSNLYTDALLQPIRHKDEFRAFCTIVDRHPVVPGSKNIYIGDRGYCSYNNMAHVIQNEQYFLFRAKDIHQKGLVGKFDFPDDETFDITVNVTLVRSQSSKVDCGDTYRRFIDAATSFDYLEYGSKDTYPISFRVVRIKLSDDSYECLVTNLPADEFPPKRLKNLYYARWGIESSFRKLKYTIGLSNFHSYKPELIMQEIWSRLIAYNLTEAMINSTVIRKAKRKHSYKVNFSVAAHICRVFLRLSAEENPIDVMALLARELIPIREDRKYSRLQTAHFRKPRYFIYRAA; via the coding sequence ATGACCCACGACAAAATCAAAAATCTTTTAAATTCTGCAATCGACTCTGTCTCATCTTCTGTTTCTGATTACGCTAAGAACCCTGCCAAGGATTTTTCACGTGATCGAAAACTTCCGCCCGGGAAGCTGATGCGCTTCTTGATTGCCGAAGGTTCTTCGGCTACAAAAAACGAGCTGCTTGACTTCTTTGGTATGGATACGCAATCACCGTCTTCTTCCGCGTTCTTCCAGCAACGTGAAAAACTCAAACCAGAAGCAATGAAGAAAATATTTGACAGTTTCACTGGATCAATTCCATCGTGCAATGGCAGTTACCCGGGATACCGGATTATTGCTGCAGACGGTTCCACCGCATCTTATTTCAGCCACGACAAGTATTCTCCTCCGGATGAATATTTCATCTCTCCTGGCAAATCAATCAAGGGAGCATACAGCATCCATATCAATGCTTTTCAGGACCTGGACTCCAATCTATATACGGATGCCCTCCTGCAGCCGATCCGCCATAAAGATGAGTTCCGTGCTTTCTGCACCATCGTTGACCGTCATCCCGTTGTACCCGGCTCTAAAAATATCTATATAGGCGACAGGGGCTACTGCTCTTATAACAACATGGCCCATGTCATCCAGAATGAGCAGTATTTTCTGTTCAGGGCAAAGGACATCCACCAAAAAGGCCTCGTGGGGAAGTTTGACTTTCCTGATGATGAGACATTTGATATCACCGTAAATGTCACTCTTGTGAGGAGTCAGTCCTCGAAAGTCGACTGCGGTGATACTTATCGACGCTTCATTGATGCCGCAACTTCATTTGATTACCTTGAGTATGGTTCAAAAGACACATACCCGATCTCATTCCGTGTGGTTAGAATCAAACTCTCGGATGATAGTTATGAATGCCTTGTCACTAACCTGCCTGCTGATGAGTTTCCTCCCAAACGTCTAAAAAATCTTTATTATGCCAGATGGGGCATAGAATCCTCCTTCAGGAAGCTGAAATACACCATCGGGCTGAGCAATTTCCATTCATACAAACCAGAACTTATTATGCAGGAAATCTGGAGCCGTCTTATAGCTTATAACCTGACTGAGGCGATGATAAACAGCACTGTCATCAGGAAAGCCAAGAGGAAACATTCCTACAAGGTGAATTTCAGCGTTGCTGCCCACATATGCAGGGTCTTCCTCCGCCTCTCCGCGGAGGAAAACCCAATTGATGTGATGGCGCTTCTCGCAAGAGAACTGATACCCATACGGGAGGACAGGAAATACAGCCGTCTGCAAACTGCGCATTTCCGAAAACCGCGATATTTTATTTATCGTGCCGCATAG